Proteins encoded in a region of the Planococcus citri chromosome 1, ihPlaCitr1.1, whole genome shotgun sequence genome:
- the LOC135834012 gene encoding uncharacterized protein LOC135834012: protein MTNSSSAVYDLSYPSPITLKEISSIVVAVELWRTEINAYLESNDSDKYYLTGHIQLKNLIPDIPSTIYNRLPHYIVTFRKSIKKWLRYHCFISPDSNNGRCFNNILRRFHDFAWDWNGTINYVRTARRMLQCDRFSDEEKFRIACLYYFEEDIKRIWPSVSTKMLSNEISVRVCPQLFYWSNKLRSNSSIDGIFNYDSLDNQSSLEYFWNRLPSEKRSRTAVVMYEKRVELFARFVLLQVSEHQLEEFLAERASGLIFRLLTCDLGRCSVLPTWTYIRNKISGDQFHKLIIKLLYKEVKDDLVEESLKLCREIWYGAPRHMKQLVFDDLLLKVPPFLRLSLQIERSTPKRMKFLITVIHDATFEERNAFWHKHWRALIRVPVIEDLREMMKLCFRNEREIRLFKNDTMCKYENIDYYLFTSSLKKGRIDKLNEYLDFCCPNEQRRRRLKQRLLRASLTSTASFQILFCYEFKQLNEFINDAFERNDVRVEFKNQFVSALTTERLLFDFIRRGDFALLMEFVDSFVSEKPVIEPLKSRIFDFFREQLTNDAFCSVQLYNIDNLRRFLIWLLGNEDEVTMFFLTSCS, encoded by the coding sequence ATGACTAATTCTTCATCCGCAGTATACGATCTGAGCTATCCGAGCCCCATCACACTGAAAGAAATCTCATCCATCGTAGTAGCGGTGGAATTATGGCGTACGGAAATCAACGCATACCTCGAAAGTAACGATTCGGACAAATATTATTTAACCGGACACATTCAGCTGAAAAATCTAATCCCTGATATTCCATCGACGATTTACAATCGACTGCCTCACTATATCGTCACGTTTAGAAAATCGATTAAGAAATGGCTACGGTATCATTGTTTCATCTCGCCGGATAGCAACAATGGCAGGTGTTTTAATAACATATTACGACGTTTCCACGATTTCGCATGGGACTGGAATGGTACTATTAATTACGTTCGTACAGCCAGAAGGATGCTGCAGTGTGATCGATTCTCTGACGAGGAGAAATTCAGGATCGCTTGTTTGTATTATTTCGAAGAAGATATCAAACGGATTTGGCCTTCTGTCAGTACGAAGATGCTTTCGAATGAAATCTCTGTTCGTGTATGTCCACAATTGTTCTACTGGTCAAACAAACTACGCAGTAATTCATCTATTGATGGAATATTCAATTACGACTCATTGGATAACCAGTCATCTctggagtatttttggaatcggtTACCTTCAGAAAAGCGGTCGCGAACGGCTGTCGTTATGTACGAGAAACGCGTCGAATTATTCGCTAGGTTCGTTTTACTACAAGTGAGCGAACACCAACTAGAAGAGTTTCTCGCTGAACGTGCTTCTGGTTTGATATTCAGACTTTTAACGTGTGATTTAGGACGATGCAGCGTTCTTCCTACTTGGACGTATATTAGAAACAAGATCAGCGGAGATCAATTCCACAAACTAATTATAAAGCTGCTGTATAAAGAGGTTAAGGATGACCTCGTCGAAGAGTCGTTGAAACTTTGTCGTGAGATATGGTACGGTGCTCCTCGACATATGAAACAACTAGTATTTGACGATTTGTTGCTGAAAGTGCCACCGTTTCTCAGATTGAGTTTGCAAATCGAGCGATCGACACCGAAACGAATGAAATTTCTGATCACGGTAATACACGATGCTACTTTCGAAGAAAGAAACGCATTTTGGCACAAGCATTGGCGTGCTTTGATCCGTGTCCCTGTAATCGAAGatttacgcgaaatgatgaaGTTGTGCTTTCGTAACGAACGCGAAATACGTTTATTTAAAAACGACACGATGTGCAAGTACGAAAATATCGATTATTATCTCTTCACGTCGTCCCTGAAAAAAGGTCGTATCGATAAATTGAACGAGTATTTGGATTTTTGCTGCCCCAACGAGCAACGAAGAAGGCGGCTGAAACAGCGATTATTACGTGCAAGTCTTACTTCGACCGCCAGCTTTCAGATTCTGTTCTGTTATGAATTCAAACAGCTGAACGAGTTCATCAATGACGCTTTTGAAAGGAACGATGTTCgcgttgaatttaaaaatcaattcgtttcaGCTTTGACTACCGAACGGcttttattcgattttattcGTCGAGGTGATTTCGCTCTTCTCATGGAATTCGTTGATAGTTTTGTTTCGGAGAAACCGGTCATCGAGCCGTTGAAAAGCcgtatatttgattttttcagagagCAGCTGACGAATGATGCGTTTTGTTCTGTTCAGCTCTATAATATCGATAATTTACGAAGATTTTTGATCTGGTTGTTGGGTAACGAAGACGAAGTTACCATGTTTTTCTTAACCTCGTGCAGTTGA
- the LOC135834031 gene encoding uncharacterized protein LOC135834031, translating into MADSLSAVYDLGYPSPITLKEITSIVVVVELWRKEINAYLQSNNPDKFHLTQHIRPKNLIPDMPSIIYNQLSDYIVTFRKSIKSWLLYHRDKVVISRDDNEDKFNNILSRFRDFSWDWNGAIHYVRTARRMMQCDRLSLEEKFRIACLYCFENDIKRIWPSVSSKIDLRKFCLTTFPQLFYWVDELLKSPHTYYSYILSSMEGILYSDISVNQSSLEYFWNRLPSEGRTRPPVYLYGTRVELFARFILPQLSEHELEVFLTKCGFRLIYTLVVCDLGRWSVLPIWMYIRNKISGPEFRKVIAYLLLLEIRGDLPGSSKLKIVMYLCDEIWCSAPRHLKQPVFDYLLLEPSSFLGSRRRIMPTKPRQMKLLIAILRDATFEERSSFWHKHWTSLRRGAVIEDLLEMTKLCFRNEDEISLFKNDIMSAYENNDYYCIFFLNVGAIDKLNEYLDFCCLDEQKRRQQKQRILLLANLAVRVSWGLYRTFKPLNKFIDDAFERNDVSVEFKNQFISSPITKQFLFTCIREGDFFPLMDFVDTFVLEQPVIESLKTRLYDYFKKQLITGWFSAVQPVNPDQVRRILMWFLGNEDEVTRFKQSLPVDDIFRNIVHSKPKNRPSNRRGGRRRKKIHGKIDNFLMWYFNEDDGKICRFKKRFPHELKLLEPCS; encoded by the coding sequence ATGGCTGATTCCTTATCAGCAGTATACGATCTGGGCTATCCGAGCCCTATCACACTGAAAGAAATCACATCCATTGTAGTAGTTGTGGAATTATGGCGTAAGGAGATCAACGCTTATCTTCAAAGTAATAATCCGGACAAATTTCATTTAACTCAACACATTCGGCCAAAGAATCTAATCCCTGATATGCCATCGATAATTTACAATCAACTATCCGACTATATCGTCACGTTTAGAAAATCGATCAAGAGTTGGCTGCTGTATCATCGTGATAAAGTTGTCATTTCGCGAGATGACAACGAGGACAAGTTTAATAACATATTAAGTCGTTTTCGAGATTTCTCATGGGACTGGAATGGCGCTATTCATTACGTTCGTACAGCCAGAAGGATGATGCAGTGCGATCGACTCTCTCTCGAGGAGAAATTCAGGATCGCTTGTCTGTATTGTTTCGAAAATGATATCAAAAGGATTTGGCCTTCTGTCAGCTCGAAAATagatttgaggaaattttgctTAACTACATTTCCACAATTGTTCTACTGGGTAGACGAACTACTCAAGTCACCCCATACGTATTACTCGTATATTCTTTCATCAATGGAGGGAATTCTCTATTCGGACATATCGGTAAATCAATCATCGctggagtatttttggaatcggtTACCTTCAGAAGGGCGGACGCGACCACCTGTCTATTTGTATGGGACACGCGTCGAATTATTCGCCAGGTTCATTTTACCACAATTGAGCGAACACGAACTTGAAGTGTTTCTCACTAAATGCGGTTTTCGTTTAATATATACTCTTGTGGTGTGTGATTTGGGACGATGGAGCGTTCTTCCTATTTGGATGTACATCAGAAACAAGATCAGTGGACCTGAATTCCGTAAAGTAATTGCGTACCTTTTGCTATTAGAGATTAGGGGTGATCTCCCTGGGTCATCGAAACTGAAGATTGTTATGTATCTTTGTGATGAGATATGGTGCAGTGCTCCTCGACACTTAAAACAACCGGTATTTGATTATTTGTTGTTGGAACCGTCATCGTTTCTCGGATCCAGGCGTAGAATTATGCCAACGAAACCGAGACAAATGAAATTGTTAATCGCCATATTACGCGATGCCACTTTCGAAGAGAGAAGCTCATTTTGGCACAAACATTGGACTTCTTTGAGGCGCGGCGCTGTAATCGAAGATTTACTCGAAATGACCAAGTTGTGCTTTCGAAACGAAGACGAAATAAGTTTATTTAAAAACGACATTATGAGCGCGTATGAAAATAACGATTATTATTGCATCTTTTTCCTGAATGTAGGTGCTATCGATAAATTAAACGAGTATTTGGATTTTTGCTGCCTCGACGAGCAAAAAAGAAGGCAGCAGAAACAGCGAATATTATTACTTGCAAACCTTGCTGTAAGGGTTAGCTGGGGTCTGTATCGCACATTCAAGCCGCTGAATAAGTTCATCGATGATGCTTTTGAAAGGAACGATGTTAGCGTTGAATTCAAAAACCAATTCATTTCATCTCCGATTACCAAACAGTTTTTATTCACATGTATTCGCGAAGGTGACTTCTTTCCTCTTATGGATTTCGTTGATACTTTCGTTTTGGAGCAACCGGTCATCGAGTCGCTGAAAACCCGTTTATACGATTATTTCAAAAAGCAGCTGATTACTGGTTGGTTTAGTGCTGTTCAGCCCGTAAATCCCGATCAAGTACGAAGAATTTTGATGTGGTTTTTGGGTAACGAAGACGAAGTTACCAGATTCAAGCAATCGTTACCGGTGGATGATATTTTTCGTAACATCGTGCATTCGAAACCGAAAAACAGACCAAGTAATAGGAGAGGTGGCAGAAGACGCAAAAAAATTCATGGCAAgatcgataattttttgatgtggTATTTTAACGAAGACGATGGAAAAATTTGCCGTTTTAAGAAACGGTTTCCCCATGAATTGAAGTTGTTGGAGCCTTGTTCGTAG
- the LOC135834039 gene encoding uncharacterized protein LOC135834039, which produces MADTLSAVYDLAYPSPVTLKEITSIVVVVELWRREINTYLESNYSDKYYLTGQIRLKNLIPDMPSTIYNQLSNYIVTFRKSIKKWLRYHCFISSDNNKERCFNYILRRFHDFAWDWNGAINYVRTAKRMLQCDRFSLDEKFTIACFYYFEDDIKRIWPSVSTKTCVKEISVHKQRQLFYWSNELHMPLNSPCPYCGLTIDRDEMFNFDSLDNQSSVEYFWNRLPSEGRSGTAIVMYETRVELFARFILPQLSEYQLEEFLAERASGLIFRLLMCDLGRCSVLPAWIYIRNKISGDQFLKLIMHPLLVEVKDDFVEESLELCCEIWYSAPQHMKQLVIDELLKEPPFLRLNLQIERTKPRQMKFLIAVLHDATFEERSAFWYKHWRALIRVPVIEDLLEMTKLCFRNEHEIRAFKNDIMCKYDNIDYYRITSSLKKGRIDKLNKYLDFCCPDEQIRRRLKQRLLHANINSMVSIRFYHEFKQLNEFINDAFERNDVRVEFKTHFITSFMTERLLFKFIRQGDFALLMGFVETFVSGQPAIVPLKNLLLVYFKERLMEGAFRSIQLSNIDNLRRFLIWLLGNEDQVTMFFVTLCSRS; this is translated from the coding sequence ATGGCTGATACCCTATCTGCAGTTTACGATCTGGCCTATCCGAGCCCCGTCACACTGAAAGAAATCACATCCATCGTAGTAGTTGTGGAATTATGGCGTAGAGAAATCAACACATACCTTGAAAGTAACTATTCAGACAAATATTATTTGACCGGGCAGATTCGGCTGAAAAATCTAATCCCTGATATGCCATCGACAATTTACAATCAACTGTCTAACTATATCGTCACGTTTAGAAAATCGATTAAGAAATGGCTGCGGTATCATTGTTTCATCTCGTCGGATAACAACAAGGAGAGATGTTTTAATTACATATTACGCCGTTTCCACGATTTTGCATGGGACTGGAATGGCGCTATTAATTACGTTCGTACAGCCAAAAGGATGCTGCAGTGTGATCGATTCTCTCTTGATGAGAAATTCACGATTGCTTGTTTCTACTATTTCGAAGATGATATCAAACGGATTTGGCCTTCTGTCAGCACGAAGACGTGTGTGAAAGAAATTTCTGTTCATAAACAAAGACAATTGTTCTACTGGTCAAACGAACTACACATGCCACTCAATTCGCCTTGTCCATATTGCGGTCTAACTATTGATAGAGATGAAATGTTCAATTTCGACTCATTGGATAACCAGTCATCagtggagtatttttggaatcggtTACCTTCAGAAGGACGATCGGGAACAGCTATCGTTATGTATGAGACACGCGTCGAATTATTCGCTAGGTTCATTTTACCACAATTGAGCGAATACCAACTAGAAGAGTTTCTCGCTGAACGTGCTTCTGGTTTGATATTCAGACTTTTGATGTGTGATTTGGGACGATGCAGCGTTCTTCCCGCTTGGATTTATATTAGAAACAAGATCAGTGGAGATCAATTCCTCAAACTAATTATGCACCCGCTGTTAGTAGAGGTTAAGGATGATTTCGTTGAGGAGTCGTTGGAACTTTGTTGTGAGATATGGTACAGTGCTCCTCAACATATGAAACAACTAGTAATTGATGAGTTGTTGAAAGAGCCACCGTTTCTCAGATTGAATTTGCAAATTGAGCGAACGAAACCGAGACAAATGAAATTTCTGATCGCAGTATTACACGATGCGACTTTCGAAGAGAGAAGCGCATTTTGGTACAAACATTGGCGCGCTTTGATCCGTGTCCCTGTAATCGAAGATTTACTCGAAATGACGAAGTTGTGCTTTCGCAACGAACACGAAATACGTGCGTTTAAAAACGACATCATGTGCAAGTACGATAATATCGATTATTATCGCATCACGTCGTCCCTGAAAAAAGGTCGTATCGATAAATTAAACAAGTATTTAGATTTTTGCTGCCCCGACGAGCAAATAAGAAGGCGGCTGAAACAGCGATTATTACATGCAAATATTAATTCGATGGTCAGCATTCGGTTCTATCATGAATTCAAACAGCTGAATGAGTTCATCAATGACGCTTTTGAAAGGAACGATGTTCGCGTTGAATTTAAAACCCATTTCATTACATCTTTCATGACCGAGAGgcttttattcaaatttattcgtCAAGGTGATTTCGCTCTTCTTATGGGATTCGTTGAAACTTTTGTTTCGGGGCAACCGGCCATCGTGCCGTTGAAAAACCTTTTACTTGTTTATTTCAAAGAGCGGCTGATGGAGGGTGCGTTTCGTTCTATTCAGCTCAGTAATATCGATAATTTACGAAGATTTTTGATCTGGTTGTTGGGTAACGAAGACCAAGTTACCATGTTTTTCGTAACCTTGTGTAGTCGAAGCTGA